The Limanda limanda chromosome 13, fLimLim1.1, whole genome shotgun sequence genome has a window encoding:
- the odr4 gene encoding protein odr-4 homolog produces the protein MGRGYLVEDAVERYLSDLCGQQAGPLTGLLIGQSSAQRDFVVMATRTPYKQESAVASGDFLVKEWVTEHARQVSRMLPGGLSVLGVFIITEIDSKDTLTTLRQLVFAVENLISSEHLWTPEDDDVTECVTLHVNPKTRKTVCRTFDVKDPKSMAKPADWKYQSGVCSSWSMVSCCLNVDMLVPLPNNRTSTENMDVCVKEGLKVWADQIKSGFCLFDGKKLPEDTELSAGQKRNVRQKCSAQLLIKSGERRQTDVIQQCGGSVSVRGTIHSRAYLHSNKPKAKLAEKLLKRDVISTVSTRVQMLLEELLTSEEESKSSRDSQQIEQFCFPRRIFCPVKATGLVCVCDYQFSDEGLCEMTDRLKEMLDIDAVEEDLDTRQEMTAELRESNIKAEAKVETAKVPEPKRNNFTGVAIAAAAAVLTAAASMLYLNDV, from the exons ATGGGTCGTGGTTATCTGGTAGAAGATGCTGTGGAGAGATATCTGTCTGACCTGTGTGGACAGCAAGCTGGCCCACTCACAGGGCTGCTCATTGGACAG AGCTCAGCCCAAAGGGATTTTGTCGTCATGGCAACTCGCACACCCTATAAGCAGGAGTCTGCCGTAGCGTCTGGAGACTTCCTGGTTAAGGAGTGGGTTACTGAGCACGCCCGACAG GTGTCCAGGATGCTGCCTGGAGGCCTGTCTGTCTTGGGAGTCTTCATTATCACTGAGATTGATAGCAAGGACACACTAACCACACTCCGACAG CTGGTGTTTGCTGTTGAGAACCTGATCTCCTCAGAGCATCTGTGGACCCCTGAAGATGATGACGTCACAGAATGTGTCACACTTCACGTCAACCCCAAAACTAGAAA GACCGTCTGCAGAACCTTTGACGTCAAAGATCCCAAG AGCATGGCCAAGCCTGCCGACTGGAAGTACCAGTCAGGTGTATGTTCCTCCTGGTCCATGGTGTCATGTTGTCTAAATGTGGACATGTTGGTACCTCTGCCAAACAACAGAACTAGCACAGAAAACATGGATGTATGTGTTAAG GAGGGACTGAAGGTGTGGGCGGACCAGATAAAGAGTGgattttgtctgtttgatggaAAAAAGCTACCTGAGGATACAGAGCTTTCAGCAGGACAG AAGAGGAATGTGAGACAGAAGTGCTCAGCTCAGCTGCTCATCAAATCG ggTGAACGGAGGCAAACAGATGTGATCCAACAGTGTGGAGGCAGCGTGTCAGTCAGAGGAACCATCCACAGCAGAGCATATCTGCACAGCAACAAGCCAAAGGCCAAGCTGGCTGAAAAG CTGCTGAAGAGAGATGTGATTTCTACGGTGAGCACAAGGGTTCAAAtgctcctggaggagctgctgacatcagaggaggagagcaagagcagcagagactcACAACAGattg AGCAATTCTGCTTCCCTCGGCGTATCTTCTGTCCTGTAAAAGCGACTgggctggtgtgtgtttgtgactacCAGTTCAGTGACGAGGGCCTGTGTGAGATGACTGACCGGCTGAAGGAGATGCTGGACATTGATGCAGTTGAGGAAGACTTAGACACCAGGCAGGAGATGACTGCTGAACTCAGAGAGAGCAATATTAAAGCAG AGGCCAAGGTTGAAACTGCTAAAGTGCCGGAGCCCAAGAGAAACAACTTCACAG GTGTTGCCatagctgctgctgccgccgtaCTTACCGCTGCTGCCTCAATGCTTTATCTCAATGATGTTTGA